In a single window of the Colius striatus isolate bColStr4 chromosome 21, bColStr4.1.hap1, whole genome shotgun sequence genome:
- the DFFA gene encoding DNA fragmentation factor subunit alpha: MDSSPAPFPCFYSSFTTGKRVRKGASRLNSPGRAPLVLYFTSHCAVANVLNAKVLQLALRKSCAISDAAERGPGSPAGRSCHRGARRSRAGPAGLRVPASTAARPGQPRAAMAAARKRCVVRRRDGSEQHGVAASCLRELRDKARTILAIDNTREPITLVLAEDGTIVDDEDYFLCLPSNTKFVALAKNEKWSSKSLDSGTAWLSESVDEVDSGVEKWKQLARQLKDDLSNIILMSEEDLQVLIDVPRSDLAEELAQSQSRVQVLQDTLQQVLDRREEERQSRQLLELYLEALKKEDSILSKVAGSETVPRKEMDVVDTGTSSTGTSAQTALSDHLLAALKKKPAPELCLDSQDLELVLKEDTQALAAALQWDKQKAEALQQACDQELSKRLHQVQTLHSLRSTSKGKKTLPWGDWPTSKRKK, encoded by the exons ATGGATTCATCGCCCGCCCCTTTCCCCTGTTTCTATTCCAGCTTCACAACCGGCAAGCGTGTCCGTAAGGGAGCGTCTCGCCTGAACAGCCCCGGCCGCGCTCCTCTGGTACTTTATTTTACAAGTCATTGCGCCGTTGCCAACGTGTTGAACGCCAAAGTCCTGCAGCTAGCCCTGAGGAAAAGCTGCGCCATCAGCGACGCGGCTGAACGCGGCCCCGGCTCGCCGGCTGGCCGAAGCTGTCACCGAGGAGCGCGGCGCTCACGGGCCGGCCCCGCAGGCCTCCGCGTCCCGGCGAGCACCGCGGCCCGTCCCGGCCAGCCCCGCGCGGCCATGGCGGCGGCGCGGAAGCGCTGCGTGGTGCGGCGGCGGGACGGCAGCGAGCAGCACGGCGTGGCCGCGTCCTGCCTGCGGGAGCTGCGCGACAAGG cTCGTACCATTCTGGCTATTGACAACACCAGGGAGCCCATCACCTTAGTGCTGGCAGAAGATGGCACCATTGTGGATGACGAAGATTACTTTCTGTGTTTGCCATCTAATACCAAGTTTGTGGCACTGGCCAAGAATGAGAAATGGTCCAGCAAAAGCTTAG ACAGTGGAACAGCCTGGCTCTCGGAGTCTGTGGATGAAGTGGACTCTGGTGTAGAGAAGTGGAAGCAGCTGGCCAGGCAACTGAAGGATGACCTGTCTAATATCATCTTGATGTCTGAAGAAGACCTGCAG GTGCTTATTGATGTACCACGTTCAGACCTGGCAGAAGAACTTGCCCAAAGTCAATCCCGAGTCCAGGTACTGCAGGACACCCTGCAGCAGGTGCTGGACAGACGAGAAGAAGAACGCCAGTCAAGACAGCTCCTGGAACTCTACCTGGAGGCCTTGAAAAAGGAAGACAGTATCTTAAGCAAAGTAGCAG GATCTGAGACTGTACCAAGAAAGGAGATGGATGTGGTTGACACAGGCACCAGCAGTACAGGCACTTCAGCCCAGACAGCGCTCAGTGACCACCTTCTTGCTGctctgaaaaagaaacctgCTCCAGAGCTCTGCTTGGACAGTCAAGATCTGGAG CTGGTCTTGAAAGAAGACACACaagccctggctgcagctctaCAATGGGATAAGCAGAAAGCTGAAGCTCTGCAGCAAGCCTGTGATCAGGAGCTCTCCAAGCGCCTACATCAAGTGCAAACTTTGCATTCCCTAAGAAGCACGTCAAAGGGCAAGAAAACTCTGCCCTGGGGGGACTGGCCTACTTCCAAACGTAAGAAATAA
- the CENPS gene encoding centromere protein S yields the protein MAPAQPRLAAPGGKRGRAAEGSAMEAADGDERLLLTQRLKAAVHYTVGCLCQEVAEDKDMQFSKQAIAAISEITFRQCETFAKDLEMFARHAKRSTITTDDVKLLARRSNSLLNYITQKSEEITSNNMEQKEKKKKKSSAAKGGKTSEEQEAAVTESEDPNMS from the exons ATGGCGCCGGCGCAGCCCCGCCTCGCTGCGCCGGGCGGGAAACGCGGCCGGGCGGCTGAGGGCAGCGCCATGGAGGCGGCAGACGGGGACGAGCGGCTCCTGCTCACCCAG AGGCTGAAGGCTGCGGTTCACTACACGGTTGGCTGCTTGTGCCAGGAGGTTGCAGAAGACAAAGACATGCAGTTCAGCAAACAAGCCATTGCCGCTATTTCAGAGATCACCTTCAGGCAGTGTG AGACATTTGCAAAAGACCTCGAAATGTTTGCAAG GCATGCAAAAAGAAGCACAATCACTACAGATGATGTGAAGCTTCTGGCCAGAAGGAGCAATTCTTTG CTGAATTACATCACCCAGAAGAGTGAAGAGATAACATCCAATAACAtggagcaaaaggagaagaagaaaaagaagtccaGTGCAGCTAAGGGAGGGAAAACCTCTGAGGAGCAAGAAGCAGCTGTGACTGAAAGTGAAGATCCCAACATGTCATGA